Proteins co-encoded in one Streptomyces sp. SLBN-31 genomic window:
- a CDS encoding metallophosphoesterase has translation MASTPAGRRTTRVHVVSDVHGNARDLARAGEGADALICLGDLVLFLDYADHSRGIFPDLFGTENADRIVELRTARRFEEAREFGARLWAGIDTDRRTAIEKAVRKQYAEMFAALPVPTYATYGNVDMPALWPEYARPGTTVLDGERVEIGGWTFGFVGGGLRTAMRTPYEIDDEEYAAKIEAVGEVDVLCTHIPPEVPELVYDTVARRFERGSVALLEAIRRTRPRYALFGHVHQPLVRRMRIGVTECVNVGHFAGTGRPWALEWPVNAGRG, from the coding sequence ATGGCATCCACACCGGCCGGCAGGCGCACGACACGCGTCCACGTGGTGAGCGACGTGCACGGCAACGCCCGCGACCTGGCCCGGGCCGGCGAGGGCGCGGACGCCCTGATCTGCCTCGGTGACCTGGTCCTCTTCCTGGACTACGCCGACCACTCGCGCGGCATCTTCCCCGACCTGTTCGGCACGGAGAACGCCGACCGCATCGTCGAACTGCGCACCGCCCGCCGCTTCGAGGAGGCGCGCGAGTTCGGTGCCCGGCTCTGGGCGGGCATCGACACGGACCGGCGCACCGCGATCGAGAAGGCGGTGCGCAAGCAGTACGCCGAGATGTTCGCGGCCCTTCCGGTGCCGACGTACGCCACGTACGGCAATGTCGATATGCCGGCCCTCTGGCCGGAGTACGCCCGGCCGGGAACGACCGTGCTCGACGGCGAACGCGTCGAGATCGGCGGCTGGACGTTCGGCTTCGTCGGCGGCGGCCTGCGCACCGCGATGCGCACGCCGTACGAGATCGACGACGAGGAGTACGCGGCGAAGATCGAGGCCGTCGGCGAGGTGGACGTGCTGTGCACGCACATCCCGCCGGAGGTGCCCGAACTCGTCTACGACACGGTGGCCCGGCGCTTCGAGCGGGGGAGCGTGGCCCTGCTGGAGGCGATCAGGAGGACCCGGCCCCGCTACGCCCTGTTCGGCCACGTTCACCAGCCACTGGTGCGGCGCATGCGGATCGGCGTCACCGAGTGCGTGAACGTAGGGCACTTCGCGGGGACCGGCAGGCCCTGGGCGCTGGAATGGCCGGTGAACGCGGGCAGGGGGTGA
- a CDS encoding long-chain fatty acid--CoA ligase — protein MREFSLPALYEVPADGNLTDIVRRNAAQHPDVAVIARKVDGVWQDVTATAFQAEVRAAAKGLIASGVQPGDRVGLMSRTRYEWTLLDFAIWSAGAITVPVYETSSPEQVQWILSDSGATAVVVELDSHAAAVESVHDRLPALKHVWQIEAGAVEELGDLGKGVTDAMVEDRSSLARADDPATIVYTSGTTGRPKGCVLTHRSFFAECGNIVERLRPLFRTGECSVLLFLPLAHVFGRLVQIAPMMAPIKLGCVPDIKNLTDELASFRPTLILGVPRVFEKVYNSARAKAQADGKGKIFDKAADTAIAYSKALDTPSGPSLGLKIKHKTFDKLVYSKLRAVLGGRGEYAISGGAPLGERLGHFFRGIGFTVLEGYGLTESCAATAFNPWDRTKIGTVGQPLPGSVIRIADDGEVLLHGEHLFKGYWNNEAATAEALTDGWFHTGDIGTLDEDGYLRITGRKKEIIVTAGGKNVAPAVIEDRIRAHALVAECMVVGDGRPFVGALVTIDEEFLGRWAAEHGKPEGVTAASLREDPDLLAAIQDAVDDGNAAVSKAESVRKFRILSSQFTEESGHLTPSLKLKRNVVAKDYAGEIEAIYAK, from the coding sequence TTGCGCGAGTTCAGCCTTCCGGCTTTGTACGAGGTCCCTGCGGACGGCAATCTCACCGACATCGTCCGTAGAAACGCCGCGCAGCATCCCGATGTCGCCGTCATCGCCCGCAAGGTGGACGGTGTCTGGCAGGACGTGACGGCCACGGCCTTCCAGGCCGAGGTGCGCGCGGCCGCGAAGGGCCTCATCGCCTCGGGCGTCCAGCCCGGCGACCGGGTGGGCCTGATGTCGCGCACGCGCTACGAGTGGACGCTGCTCGACTTCGCCATCTGGAGCGCGGGCGCCATCACCGTGCCGGTGTACGAGACCAGCTCACCGGAGCAGGTGCAGTGGATCCTGTCGGACTCGGGCGCCACCGCGGTCGTCGTCGAGCTGGACAGCCACGCGGCCGCGGTCGAGTCGGTACACGACCGGCTGCCCGCCCTCAAGCACGTCTGGCAGATCGAGGCCGGCGCGGTCGAGGAGCTGGGCGACCTCGGCAAGGGCGTCACGGACGCGATGGTCGAGGACCGCAGCTCGCTGGCGAGAGCCGACGACCCGGCGACGATCGTCTACACCTCGGGCACCACCGGCCGCCCCAAGGGCTGTGTGCTGACCCACCGCAGTTTCTTCGCCGAGTGCGGCAACATCGTCGAGCGCCTGCGGCCGCTGTTCCGCACCGGCGAGTGCTCGGTGCTGCTGTTCCTGCCCCTCGCGCACGTCTTCGGCCGCCTGGTCCAGATCGCCCCGATGATGGCGCCGATCAAGCTCGGCTGCGTCCCGGACATCAAGAACCTCACCGACGAACTGGCCTCCTTCCGGCCGACGTTGATCCTCGGCGTCCCGCGCGTCTTCGAGAAGGTCTACAACTCGGCGCGCGCCAAGGCGCAGGCGGACGGCAAGGGCAAGATCTTCGACAAGGCCGCGGACACCGCGATCGCGTACAGCAAGGCGCTGGACACCCCGTCGGGTCCGTCGCTCGGTCTGAAGATCAAGCACAAGACGTTCGACAAGCTGGTCTACAGCAAGCTGCGGGCGGTGCTGGGCGGTCGTGGCGAGTACGCGATCTCCGGCGGCGCCCCGCTGGGCGAGCGGCTGGGCCACTTCTTCCGCGGCATCGGCTTCACGGTCCTGGAGGGCTACGGCCTGACCGAGTCCTGTGCGGCGACCGCCTTCAACCCCTGGGACCGTACGAAGATCGGCACCGTCGGGCAGCCGCTGCCGGGCTCGGTGATCCGGATCGCGGACGACGGCGAGGTGCTGCTGCACGGCGAGCACCTGTTCAAGGGGTACTGGAACAACGAGGCCGCCACGGCCGAGGCGCTGACCGACGGCTGGTTCCACACCGGTGACATCGGCACCCTCGACGAGGACGGCTACCTGAGGATCACCGGCCGCAAGAAGGAGATCATCGTGACCGCGGGCGGCAAGAACGTCGCCCCGGCCGTGATCGAGGACCGCATCCGGGCGCACGCGCTGGTCGCGGAGTGCATGGTGGTGGGCGACGGGCGGCCGTTCGTGGGCGCGCTGGTCACCATCGACGAGGAGTTCCTGGGCCGTTGGGCCGCCGAGCACGGCAAGCCCGAGGGGGTGACCGCGGCGTCGCTGCGCGAGGACCCGGATCTGCTCGCGGCGATCCAGGACGCTGTCGACGACGGCAACGCCGCGGTGTCGAAGGCGGAATCGGTGCGGAAGTTCCGCATTCTGTCCTCCCAGTTCACGGAGGAGTCGGGCCACCTGACGCCCTCGCTGAAGCTGAAGCGGAACGTGGTGGCGAAGGACTACGCGGGCGAGATCGAGGCGATCTACGCGAAGTAG